In the genome of Cryptomeria japonica chromosome 8, Sugi_1.0, whole genome shotgun sequence, one region contains:
- the LOC131046366 gene encoding galactan beta-1,4-galactosyltransferase GALS1 — MGVGKEKDKDRGLVRGSGCNCMEIKILIMTILAMGIMVIASQIFPFGGFSSGSCEKLVGKILQKESGLQVNLSRVDNMAFNSTAGPAKSEELPSKEEEEEESKNKQVFRAYGRAAYLFIQMGAYRGGANTFAVVGLASKPLHVYGKPGFECEWIPGDSTLRPVKGKALKILPDWGYGRVYTVVVVNCTFAEPVGDDGGGGQLILYANNGQDFEHPERILALNEKEKSYNASVFTGPPPYDYLYCGSSLYGDLNPQRMREWIAYHAKFFGARSHFVFHDAGGVNSEVREVLEPWIQAGRVTLQDIRDQEQFDGYYHNQFLIVNDCLHRYKFMAKWTFFFDVDEFLYISRGRSIDSIVQEYSGYTQFTIQQYHMSDKICLDHSDSAKHSREWVFEKLVFRDVAKGIRRDRKYAVQARNVEATGVHMSENFHGKKKHTMDMIRYYHYHNTLSNRKELCRIFVKPSMKGNVTWIEGTPYVYDGRLKALAPSIKQFEIEQIGSKLASTAQ; from the exons ATGGGTGTAGGGAAAGAGAAAGATAAGGACAGAGGATTAGTCCGTGGATCTGGTTGTAACTGTATGGAGATAAAGATTCTCATAATGACAATATTAGCCATGGGAATTATGGTTATCGCCAGCCAGATCTTTCCATTTGGAGGATTTAGCAGCGGGTCTTGTGAAAAATTGGTAGGCAAAATTTTACAGAAAGAATCAGGCCTGCAGGTCAATTTAAGCAGAGTTGATAATATGGCTTTTAACAGCACCGCAGGGCCTGCTAAATCTGAGGAATTGCCATCaaaagaggaggaggaggaagagagcAAGAACAAGCAGGTGTTTAGAGCGTATGGCAGGGCGGCCTACTTGTTTATCCAGATGGGAGCTTACAGAGGCGGTGCCAATACTTTTGCTGTGGTTGGACTGGCATCAAAGCCGCTGCATGTTTATGGTAAGCCAGGGTTTGAATGCGAGTGGATTCCCGGGGATTCGACCCTGCGACCTGTGAAAGGTAAAGCCCTTAAAATTCTGCCTGATTGGGGTTATGGCAGGGTTTACACGGTGGTGGTCGTCAATTGCACTTTTGCAGAGCCCGTTGGTGATGATGGCGGTGGAGGGCAACTGATTCTTTATGCCAACAATGGCCAGGATTTTGAGCATCCAGAGCGAATCCTTGCTCTGAACGAAAAGGAAAAATCCTACAATGCCTCTGTTTTTACAGGGCCGCCCCCTTATGATTATCTCTACTGTGGATCGTCTTTGTATGGAGATCTGAACCCACAGAGAATGAGGGAATGGATTGCTTATCATGCAAAATTCTTTGGGGCGCGCTCCCACTTTGTTTTTCATGATGCAGGAGGCGTGAATTCTGAGGTTAGGGAAGTGCTGGAACCATGGATTCAGGCCGGGCGGGTGACATTGCAGGATATCAGAGATCAGGAACAGTTTGATGGGTACTATCATAATCAGTTCTTGATTGTTAATGATTGTTTGCACAGGTATAAATTCATGGCTAAATGGACCTTCTTTTTCGATGTGGATGAATTTCTGTACATTTCTCGCGGCCGGAGTATCGATTCAATTGTTCAAGAATATTCCGGTTACACTCAATTCACAATTCAACAGTACCACATGTCGGATAAAATTTGCCTGGACCACAGTGATTCTGCAAAACATTCCAG AGAATGGGTTTTTGAGAAACTGGTGTTCAGAGACGTAGCGAAGGGCATTAGGAGGGATCGAAAATATGCTGTGCAGGCCAGAAATGTTGAAGCTACAGGCGTTCACATGTCTGAAAACTTCCATGGCAAAAAGAAGCATACAATGGACATGATCCGTTACTACCATTACCACAACACGCTTTCCAACAGAAAGGAGCTGTGCAGGATATTCGTAAAGCCCTCCATGAAAGGCAATGTGACATGGATCGAAGGCACTCCATATGTATATGATGGTAGGTTGAAAGCTTTAGCCCCCTCCATTAAACAGTTCGAGATAGAGCAAATAGGATCTAAGCTTGCATCTACTGCACAATGA